The following proteins are co-located in the Vigna unguiculata cultivar IT97K-499-35 chromosome 9, ASM411807v1, whole genome shotgun sequence genome:
- the LOC114163387 gene encoding calcium-dependent protein kinase 10-like, producing MGNCNVCAKADVVEDNSKKSSDGNRARKKEANQKKPNPFSDEPGRSAAPIRVLKDVIPMSHRTRISDKYILGRELGRGEFGITYLCTDRETKEALACKSISKRKLRTAVDIEDVRREVAIMSTLPEHPNVVKLKATYEDNENVHLVMELCEGGELFDRIVARGHYSERAAAAVARTIAEVVRMCHSNGVMHRDLKPENFLFANKKENSALKAIDFGLSVFFKPGERFAEIVGSPYYMAPEVLKRNYGPEVDVWSAGVILYILLCGVPPFWAETEQGVALAILRGVIDFKREPWPQISESAKSLVRRMLEPDPKKRLTAEQVLEHPWLQNAKKAPNVPLGDIVRSRLKQFSVMNRFKKRALRVIAEHLSVEEVEIIKDMFTLMDTDKDGRVTYEELKAGLRKVGSQLAEPEIKMLMEVADVDGNGVLDYGEFVAVTIHLQKMENDEHFHKAFKFFDKDGSGYIESGELQEALADESGETDADVLHDIMREVDTDKDGRISYEEFVAMMKTGTDWRKASRQYSRERFKSLSLNLMKDGSLQLHDGITGQAVVV from the exons ATGGGAAACTGCAACGTGTGTGCGAAAGCTGATGTGGTGGAAGACAATAGCAAGAAGTCGAGCGACGGCAACCGCGCCCGGAAAAAGGAGGCGAACCAGAAAAAGCCGAACCCATTTTCGGACGAACCGGGGCGGTCGGCGGCGCCGATCCGCGTTCTGAAGGATGTGATTCCAATGAGCCACAGGACGCGCATAAGCGATAAGTACATATTGGGCCGGGAATTGGGCCGGGGTGAGTTCGGTATCACCTACCTCTGCACGGACCGGGAAACCAAGGAGGCGTTGGCCTGCAAATCGATCTCGAAGAGGAAGCTGCGAACCGCCGTGGACATCGAGGACGTGCGGCGCGAGGTGGCTATCATGTCCACGCTTCCGGAGCATCCCAACGTGGTGAAGCTCAAGGCTACCTACGAGGACAACGAGAACGTGCACCTCGTGATGGAGCTCTGCGAGGGAGGAGAACTTTTCGACAGAATCGTCGCCCGAGGACACTACAGCGAGCGTGCGGCCGCCGCCGTGGCGCGCACCATCGCTGAAGTCGTGAGGATGTGCCATAGCAATGGCGTCATGCACAGAGACCTTAAGCCTGAGAACTTCCTCTTCGCGAATAAGAAGGAAAATTCCGCTCTCAAAGCCATCGATTTTGGCCTCTCCGTGTTCTTCAAACCAG GGGAGAGGTTTGCGGAGATTGTTGGGAGTCCTTACTACATGGCGCCGGAGGTTCTGAAGCGGAATTACGGGCCGGAGGTGGATGTGTGGAGTGCTGGAGTGATTCTTTACATTTTGTTGTGTGGGGTGCCCCCGTTTTGGGCAG AGACTGAGCAAGGTGTGGCGTTGGCGATCTTGAGGGGTGTGATTGACTTCAAGAGGGAACCTTGGCCGCAGATATCGGAGAGTGCCAAGAGCCTTGTGCGCCGAATGTTGGAGCCTGATCCTAAAAAGCGTTTGACAGCTGAACAGGTTCTTG AACATCCCTGGCTGCAAAACGCAAAGAAAGCTCCAAATGTTCCATTGGGAGATATTGTGAGGTCAAGGCTTAAGCAGTTTTCTGTGATGAATAGATTCAAAAAGAGAGCTCTGCGG GTAATTGCAGAGCATTTATCTGTTGAAGAAGTAGAAATAATCAAAGATATGTTTACATTGATGGATACTGACAAAGATGGCAGAGTAACATATGAGGAGCTGAAGGCTGGATTGAGGAAAGTTGGTTCACAATTGGCTGAGCCAGAGATAAAGATGCTGATGGAAGTG GCTGATGTTGATGGGAACGGAGTACTTGACTATGGAGAGTTTGTAGCTGTTACAATTCACTTGCAAAAAATGGAGAACGATGAGCATTTCCACAAAGCATTCAAGTTTTTTGACAAAGATGGGAGTGGTTATATTGAGTCTGGCGAGTTACAAGAAGCATTAGCAGATGAGTCAGGAGAAACTGATGCTGATGTATTACATGATATCATGCGTGAAGTAGACACTGACAAG GATGGTCGCATTAGTTACGAGGAGTTCGTCGCAATGATGAAGACGGGAACTGACTGGAGAAAAGCGTCCAGGCAATATTCAAGAGAGAGATTCAAGAGTTTAAGCCTAAATTTGATGAAGGATGGCTCGCTTCAGCTTCATGATGGAATTACTGGTCAAGCTGTGGTGGTTTAA